A single region of the Streptomyces sp. AM 4-1-1 genome encodes:
- a CDS encoding NUDIX domain-containing protein — translation MPHSVAGELSFLQSYEPRDYPPVAVTVDIVVLTVVGGRLCVLLVRRGEPPYEGSWALPGGFLRVGSGVGEDQGEDLHEAAARELMEETGLLVPGSPTPAARQSVYLEQLATYGRPGRDPRMRVVTVAYVALARHVTGVRAGSDAREADWVPVADLALSGGDSGNGSGASSGSGASSGNGGSSGSGGSGERGAGEPAGAGPVRLAFDHARIAADAVARVRSKMQYTPIALALVDDEFTLGELQEVYEIVHDEPLHAANFRRKVTATPGFVESVGVSAPRSNPRGGPRNQKLYRAGPARQFHPGFLGSADGRDAG, via the coding sequence GTGCCGCACAGCGTTGCCGGGGAACTGTCGTTCCTGCAGTCGTACGAACCGCGTGACTATCCACCCGTGGCCGTCACGGTCGACATCGTGGTCCTGACCGTCGTCGGGGGCCGCCTGTGCGTGCTGCTGGTGCGGCGCGGTGAGCCGCCGTACGAGGGGAGCTGGGCGCTGCCGGGAGGGTTCCTCCGGGTCGGTTCCGGGGTGGGGGAGGACCAGGGGGAGGACCTCCACGAGGCCGCGGCCCGTGAACTGATGGAGGAGACGGGGCTGTTGGTCCCGGGCAGTCCGACTCCGGCCGCCCGGCAGAGCGTCTATCTGGAGCAGTTGGCCACCTATGGCAGGCCGGGGCGTGATCCCCGGATGCGGGTGGTGACCGTGGCCTACGTCGCGTTGGCCCGGCACGTCACGGGAGTGCGCGCCGGCTCCGACGCCCGGGAGGCCGACTGGGTGCCGGTCGCCGATCTCGCCCTGAGCGGCGGCGACAGCGGCAACGGCAGCGGCGCGAGCAGCGGCAGCGGCGCGAGCAGTGGGAACGGCGGGAGCAGCGGGAGCGGCGGCAGCGGTGAGCGGGGTGCGGGCGAACCGGCCGGGGCGGGACCGGTACGGCTCGCCTTCGACCACGCGCGGATCGCCGCGGACGCCGTCGCCCGGGTCCGCTCGAAGATGCAGTACACGCCGATCGCGCTGGCCCTGGTGGACGACGAGTTCACCCTGGGCGAGCTCCAGGAGGTCTACGAGATCGTCCACGACGAACCGCTCCACGCGGCGAACTTCCGCCGCAAGGTCACCGCCACGCCCGGCTTCGTGGAGAGCGTCGGCGTATCGGCGCCACGCAGCAACCCGCGTGGCGGCCCCCGTAACCAGAAGCTGTACCGGGCCGGGCCCGCCCGGCAGTTCCATCCCGGTTTCCTGGGCAGCGCCGATGGGCGGGACGCGGGCTGA